DNA from Blastocatellia bacterium:
TTTATTTAATGCTATTACTATAACAGGAATAATCTGAGAAATACCTATACCAATATCTTGAGGAAAAACATCTATACCCGTCTTATTTTCAAATAAAAAGACGTTTTTTATTTGGCAATTTTTCCATGTATGATTTCAAAATCTCTATATCATCTAATTCTGCACCTCTTTCTAGTATGGCTATTATAGGACTTTCTAAATCAACTTCTTTGTACACTTTCATTTTTAGAGCATAGCCTGTTTTAAGTTTTTCCTCTCCTAACCAATGGTTTACTTTTTTTAGAAATTTTTGATCTCTCAAATAAAGCGTGTCCCAAGCAGCTAAACCATTAGCCCAATTTTGTCTATTTTGCGTTGACACAGGCTGATAATTCCTTGATGGGATTTCTCTAATTGGCCCTAAGTACAAAAATCTATTTAACTTTTCTGTTAATACTTCTCCTGTCCCTCTCAAAATTTGGTTTATTGTCCAAGAAGATACATTCCACTAAAGTAATAATTACCAGCCAAGTCTTCAGAAAGAGTAGTGCCTCTTTCTACAAAACTTATTCCTGTTTTCCATCTTGGCAAAACAGAATTAGGATATACCAATGTAAATTCTGCTACTTTTTCTCTGAGCCAACAGGTTGACCGATTTTCGGATCATCATAAAAAATTGGATGACTAACATTTACTTTTATTATATTTCCTAATCCTTCAGAATAAATTCCTGCTATTTCTTCATCATTATTCATGCCCACTAGATAATTTGTAATGTAAGGATATTTTCTTACTTCGTCCCACCCTATAACAATTTCTACCCAAGCTGATTTAACCTTAGGGCTTATATCAAAATCCCATTTTGATAAAGAATGATATAAAGGTAAATCTTCTCTAGAAAGATCCATTTCAAACCGTAAATGAATTTTCTTTTTAAGATCGCGATCACTAACTAAATTCCTAAAACCTCCCAAATCTATGTTGTCACCACCCTGAATAGTTTGATCTGCATCAAGGTTTTGGTACAGCAAAACTTCTCTTGCATAGTGTATTGCTTGCAAAATAGTGCTTTTGCCCGCGCTATTTGCGCCAAACAACAGCGTGATAGGCTTTAGCTCAATTCGTACACGCTCACGAATACCTTTGAAGTTTTTTAGTGTAATTGCCGTAATCATAAACCTACCTATTTCTATAATTCGCCTCGAAAAGCACGTTGGACAAGGGAGTTGAATAAAATATCTATTTGCTGGTGATCATAAAACAATTTCTCTTTTATTTTTTTCTGTTTTATAAACTATTTTTGCATAATCATTTTGTAGATTTAAAGGAGGTTTTAGTATTTCTATAGACTGCAACTCCTGTGCATTTATATTAGCCATACCAATAATACTTTTGCACATATTGGTTAATATTTGTTTACCATATTTTGAATTAAGAAACCCAGCTAAATATTCTGCATTGTTTTGAGAATTAGCTTTTACTCTAATTAAATACCCTGCAAAAGCCATAGGTTCACTTTGGCGATACACTGCTGATTTGCCAACTAATTCTTTGCTATTGGTTCTATTAAAAAGTAAATCACCTTTTACCACTAAATACTTTTCTTTTTCTTTGTCAGATAAATCAATATATTTCAAATCAGTAAAATCCCATCCACCTTGATAAGTTATATTACCCATTCTTAAGATAGGATATTGACCTTTTCTCCTGCCTTGCTACTTGTTCCATAATTTACTTCAGAAACTAAATCTTTAATGTTTACTTTGTCCCACCCCTTCGGATTCGTCACCGGATCGCCGAACATGTCCAAAAACACCGACCGCAGCAACTCATCCGCCAGCTTAATCGCCTCTTGCCGCTTGCGCCTTATCGCGTCGGCTTTGTCGAGAATGGCGGCGATGCGCTTTTGTTGCTCACTGTTAAATAATGGAATTTGCAATTTTTTAACTCGTTAGGACTAAAATTAGGTTGTGCGCTTCCCCCAGCAAGACTTAATAAGTTTTCCATAATTTTTTTTGAGCTTATCAAATGCCTCAAAATTATTGAGAATTCTGGACTTTTAGGACGAATAATAGAAATACGTTGATTTACATAAGCACCTTCGTCTTCCTGCAAAACAACGCCACTTTTTTCCCTGTTGTTGCGCCAGAAAGAGCAATCAGAATATCTCCTTTTAGCTCTACAAGAATTTGGTAAAGGATTTTTTGTATTATCAACCCTAACAGAATTTCTTGTTGACACAAAACCCCCTGCTATATCACTTATTCTAATTACTTTTCCCCCATTCTTGAAACCAAGAACTATTAAAGGCAAACCCTCCTAAAATATCAGCAACTTCATTCAAGAAAACATACTTTGTTTTACTCATCATAGTAGTGTCTCCAGTTCATTCAAATCTTCTTGAATACTTGCCTCTAAACCTTTTAGCTTTTTTAAGTATTTCCTTTGGTGCTTCATACTCTACTTCTTCATCACTACTTCCTTGTACCTATTCAATGACAAATCATAGTTATTTTCTTGAATATCTTTGACAGGGACAAAAAAAGCTTTGTCTGTTCTACTGCTGTCTTTCTTAGGATCTCGTGCTTGCCAACGCTTTAGCACATCGGGCAAATCATTTTCGGCTACTGGGTCGCGCTTGTCGTCTAATGAATATCCATCGGCTTCAACATCATAGAAAAATACGTTGTCCG
Protein-coding regions in this window:
- a CDS encoding restriction endonuclease subunit S, producing MGNITYQGGWDFTDLKYIDLSDKEKEKYLVVKGDLLFNRTNSKELVGKSAVYRQSEPMAFAGYLIRVKANSQNNAEYLAGFLNSKYGKQILTNMCKSIIGMANINAQELQSIEILKPPLNLQNDYAKIVYKTEKNKREIVL
- a CDS encoding AAA family ATPase, with product MITAITLKNFKGIRERVRIELKPITLLFGANSAGKSTILQAIHYAREVLLYQNLDADQTIQGGDNIDLGGFRNLVSDRDLKKKIHLRFEMDLSREDLPLYHSLSKWDFDISPKVKSAWVEIVIGWDEVRKYPYITNYLVGMNNDEEIAGIYSEGLGNIIKVNVSHPIFYDDPKIGQPVGSEKK